The following proteins are encoded in a genomic region of Arachis ipaensis cultivar K30076 chromosome B02, Araip1.1, whole genome shotgun sequence:
- the LOC107625539 gene encoding meiotic recombination protein SPO11-2, whose translation MEDLRNPMLKFFSDQELCYAEIVPSAQVRARIEVSVLNFLKNLNASNPAISDLPLIQRKFCNSRVNHSLMTDLSCVFLSHSVSSRSLMRPNAAKAFVRVWKVMELCYQILLQEKRVTQRELYYKLLCDSPHLFPSQIDVNRTIQDVVALLRCSRYSLGIMASSRGLVAGRLTFQEPGKEVVDCSVCGSSAHAIPGDVNLLENLILDTDARYIIIVEKHAIFQRLAEDQFFNQIPSILVTAKGYPDMATRVLLHRIHRTFPDLPILALVDW comes from the exons ATGGAAGATCTTCGGAATCCAATGCTGAAGTTCTTCTCTGATCAAGAGCTTTGTTATGCTGAGATCGTCCCTAGTGCTCAG GTCCGAGCTAGAATTGAAGTTTCAGTGCTCAATTTTCTCAAGAATTTGAATGCATCAAACCCTGCCATCTCAGATTTGCCTCTG ATTCAGAGAAAATTTTGCAACAGCCGAGTGAATCATAGCTTGATGACCGACCTATCATGTGTTTTCCTCTCCCATTCTGTTTCTTCGAGGTCCTTGATGAGGCCTAATGCAGCAAAGGCCTTCGTTAGag TGTGGAAGGTGATGGAGTTGTGCTATCAGATACTGCTTCAGGAAAAGCGTGTCACGCAGAGGGAGCTATACTACAAGCTTCTGTGCGATTCGCCACATCTGTTTCCTTCTCAGATAGATGTCAACAGGACAATCCAAG ATGTCGTGGCATTGCTTAGGTGCAGCCGATACAGTCTCGGAATCATGGCATCTAGTCGAGGTCTAGTAGCTGGCCGCCTTACTTTTCAG GAGCCGGGCAAAGAGGTTGTTGATTGCTCTGTATGCGGATCTTCTGCACATGCAATTCCAGGAGACGTGAATTTGTTAGAAAACTTGATTCTAGATACTGATGCTAGATACATTATAATTGTGGAGAAG CATGCAATATTTCAGCGGCTTGCTGAGGatcaattttttaatcaaattccaAGCATTCTTGTCACAGCTAAAGGTTATCCAGATATGGCAACGAG AGTTCTTCTTCATCGAATCCATCGAACATTTCCTGACTTGCCAATTTTAGCTTTGGTGGATTGGTAA